Proteins from a single region of Verrucomicrobiota bacterium:
- a CDS encoding metallophosphoesterase, whose amino-acid sequence MERIIIIPDIHYRLTVVNTILEREYAKADKIIFLGDYFDTQDHSHESAAVTSLWIKGLLNDKKCVCLLGNHDMQYLFPKNNHFRVKGFNAKAARIISEIFKPTDLNKFSLYWIYKKWVMSHAGIHPGFIPGGNIPLRTQLGLLSRNAFRAAHEGHSHSFLEAGYARHGRAAFGGVTWLDFEEEFMPIRGLNQIVGHTRGLKVRFIEEKDSRNYCLDAQGRYYAVLNENRLQVKKFDSDKIIRNSDIKKLVSKKRL is encoded by the coding sequence ATGGAACGGATCATCATTATTCCTGATATCCACTACCGGTTAACGGTGGTAAATACTATTCTCGAAAGGGAATATGCCAAGGCTGATAAAATCATCTTTCTCGGGGATTATTTTGATACACAAGATCATTCCCATGAATCGGCGGCTGTCACCTCCTTGTGGATAAAGGGGCTTTTGAATGATAAAAAGTGCGTATGCTTGCTGGGTAACCATGACATGCAGTATCTTTTTCCTAAAAATAATCATTTCCGGGTGAAGGGTTTTAATGCCAAGGCGGCCCGCATTATCAGTGAGATTTTCAAACCGACTGACTTGAATAAATTCTCGCTTTATTGGATATATAAAAAGTGGGTGATGAGCCATGCGGGCATCCACCCCGGATTTATTCCAGGAGGGAATATCCCCTTGCGCACACAGCTAGGACTCTTGTCGCGGAATGCATTTCGCGCAGCTCATGAAGGGCATTCCCACAGTTTTTTGGAGGCAGGATATGCCCGCCACGGCAGGGCGGCTTTTGGGGGGGTGACTTGGCTCGATTTTGAAGAGGAGTTTATGCCCATCAGGGGCCTGAATCAAATTGTAGGACATACCCGGGGGTTAAAAGTCAGATTTATCGAAGAAAAAGACTCCCGGAATTATTGTCTGGATGCCCAAGGCCGTTATTATGCTGTCTTAAACGAGAACCGCTTGCAGGTGAAGAAATTTGATTCTGATAAAATCATCAGAAATTCTGATATCAAAAAACTTGTCAGCAAAAAAAGGTTATGA